Proteins encoded together in one Ipomoea triloba cultivar NCNSP0323 chromosome 4, ASM357664v1 window:
- the LOC116016161 gene encoding MLO-like protein 1: protein MGGEDEDSLAYSPTWVVAAVCTLIIAISLSVERLMHFTGSYLKRKNKRPLYEALHKVEEELMLLGFISLLLAVFQDRINKICMPPKSMRQMLPCTASPEKVAVESEMAPVYPGAEFHNQPAPPPMLRFHGEGATYCAKKNKVPILSVEALHHLHIFIFVLATVHVTSTLLTIIFGGVKIRQWMNWEDEIAKSSYDFSAVMQIGVTDVQQHDFIKSRFKGIGKRSAIVGWLHSFAKQFYGSVTKTDYMALRLGFIMTHCRGNPKFNFHKYMIRALEDDFKKVVGISWYLWVFVILFLLLNVHNWHTYFWVSLIHFGLVLAVGTKLQHVIIQLAHEVAEKHAAIEGELVVQPSDDHFWFHRPRIILYFLHFILFQNAFEIAFFFLIWMEYGIHSCIMEQSKYFVPRLVIGVIIQILCSYSTLPLYAIVTQMGTHFKQSIFEDHIRASLVDWAQTAKRKHEEKAAAMADSSAAANATPNAGDEGSSSTATGVQMGEIRPANQDQTTIDIHRA from the exons ATGGGCGGGGAGGATGAAGACTCGTTGGCGTACTCGCCGACGTGGGTGGTGGCCGCCGTCTGCACTCTCATCATCGCCATTTCCCTCTCCGTCGAACGTCTCATGCACTTCACCGGATCG TATCTGAAGAGGAAGAATAAGAGGCCGCTATACGAAGCTCTCCATAAAGTTGAAGAAG AGTTGATGCTGTTGGGGTTTATATCATTGCTGTTGGCTGTGTTTCAAGATCGCATAAACAAAATCTGCATGCCTCCGAAGTCGATGCGTCAAATGCTTCCGTGTACGGCGTCTCCGGAAAAAGTCGCTGTGGAGTCTGAAATGGCTCCTGTTTACCCAGGCGCGGAGTTCCATAATCAGCCAGCGCCGCCTCCAATGCTCAGATTCCACGGAGAAGGCGCTACTTACTGCGCTAAGAAG AATAAGGTGCCAATACTATCTGTCGAAGCCTTGCATCACCTGCACATCTTTATCTTTGTCTTGGCAACCGTGCACGTTACATCTACCCTCCTTACCATTATATTTGGAGGAGTGAAG ATACGGCAATGGATGAACTGGGAGGATGAAATTGCAAAATCTAGTTATGA CTTCTCTGCTGTTATGCAAATAGGGGTCACTGATGTCCAACAGCATGATTTCATTAAGTCTCGATTTAAGGGCATTGGTAAACGTTCAGCTATCGTGGGTTGGTTG CACTCCTTCGCTAAGCAGTTTTATGGTTCTGTCACCAAGACAGATTATATGGCACTTCGTTTGGGATTCATTATG ACACATTGCAGAGGAAATCCAAAGTTCAATTTTCACAAGTACATGATTCGTGCGTTGGAAGATGATTTCAAGAAAGTTGTTGGAATTAG TTGGTATTTGTGGGTATTTGTCATTCTCTTCTTGTTGCTGAATGTTCACA ATTGGCATACATATTTTTGGGTATCATTAATTCATTTTGGA CTTGTTCTTGCTGTAGGTACTAAGCTGCAGCATGTGATTATACAATTGGCTCATGAGGTTGCTGAGAAGCATGCTGCCATAGAGGGTGAATTGGTTGTGCAACCTTCAGATGATCACTTCTGGTTTCACCGCCCCAGAATTATTCTGTATTTCTTACACTTCATTCTCTTCCAAAATGCTTTTGAAATAGCATTCTTCTTCTTGATATGG ATGGAATATGGCATTCATTCCTGCATAATGGAGCAATCCAAGTACTTTGTGCCTAGGCTCGTCATAGG GGTTATCATTCAGATACTTTGCAGCTACAGCACATTGCCACTGTATGCCATTGTTACACAG ATGGGAACCCACTTCAAGCAGTCGATATTCGAGGATCATATACGAGCCAGCCTCGTGGACTGGGCTCAAACGGCGAAGCGGAAGCATGAGGAAAAAGCTGCTGCAATGGCAGACTCCTCTGCTGCTGCAAATGCTACACCAAATGCTGGAGATGAAGGTTCATCATCCACAGCCACAGGCGTGCAGATGGGAGAGATTCGGCCAGCCAACCAGGACCAGACAACCATTGATATTCACCGTGCTTGA